One genomic segment of Amycolatopsis sp. Hca4 includes these proteins:
- a CDS encoding rhodanese-like domain-containing protein, with protein MSAVDSLLASARSGLARVTPARARELQEAGALLVDIRPLANRAAEGEIPGAVIVERIHLEWRLAPDSEWRLPGVGPDTTVVVVCNEGYSSSLAAADLQRLGLPGATDLEGGFRAWAAAGLPVQDGGSPAVP; from the coding sequence ATGAGCGCTGTCGATTCGCTGCTGGCTTCCGCCCGGTCCGGACTGGCCAGGGTGACGCCCGCCCGGGCCCGCGAGCTGCAGGAGGCCGGGGCGCTGCTGGTCGACATCCGGCCGCTGGCGAACCGCGCGGCGGAGGGCGAGATCCCGGGCGCGGTGATCGTCGAGCGGATCCACCTGGAGTGGCGGCTGGCGCCGGACAGCGAATGGCGGCTGCCGGGGGTCGGCCCGGACACGACGGTGGTCGTGGTCTGCAACGAGGGGTATTCGTCCAGTTTGGCGGCCGCCGACCTGCAGCGGCTGGGCCTGCCCGGCGCGACCGACCTCGAGGGCGGGTTCCGGGCCTGGGCGGCCGCCGGCCTGCCTGTGCAGGACGGCGGCAGCCCGGCCGTGCCTTAG